Proteins from a single region of Parasedimentitalea psychrophila:
- a CDS encoding ABC transporter ATP-binding protein, which translates to MLDAAKTTDVQAETLLEINNIEVIYNHVILVLKGVSLTVPKGGIIALLGGNGAGKTTTLKAISNLLLSERGEVTKGSIKYRGVDVHGSDPAELVRQGVIQVMEGRHCFEHLTVEENLLTGAYTRTDGKANIAADLEMVYTYFPRLKDRRKSQAGYTSGGEQQMVAMGRALMSRPETVLLDEPSMGLAPQLVEQIFEIVKSINQKEGVTFLLAEQNTNMALKYAHYGYILESGRVVMDGPAAELRENPDVKEFYLGMSDEGRKSFRDVRSYRRRKRWLS; encoded by the coding sequence ATGCTGGATGCAGCCAAAACGACTGATGTGCAGGCCGAGACCCTGCTTGAGATCAACAATATCGAAGTGATCTACAACCACGTGATCCTGGTGCTGAAAGGCGTCAGCCTGACGGTCCCCAAAGGCGGTATTATTGCCCTGTTGGGGGGCAATGGCGCGGGCAAGACAACGACGCTGAAAGCGATCTCGAACCTGCTGCTCTCGGAGCGCGGTGAGGTGACCAAGGGGTCGATCAAATATCGTGGTGTGGACGTGCATGGGTCTGACCCGGCCGAGCTGGTGCGACAGGGGGTGATCCAGGTGATGGAGGGCCGCCATTGTTTCGAACACCTGACGGTCGAGGAAAATCTGCTGACCGGCGCCTATACCCGTACTGATGGCAAGGCCAATATCGCCGCTGATCTGGAGATGGTTTACACCTATTTCCCACGCCTGAAAGATCGTCGCAAAAGCCAGGCAGGTTATACCTCAGGCGGGGAACAACAGATGGTGGCAATGGGGCGCGCCCTGATGAGCCGCCCTGAAACCGTGCTGCTGGACGAACCCTCGATGGGGCTGGCACCGCAGCTGGTGGAACAGATTTTTGAGATCGTGAAATCGATCAATCAAAAGGAAGGCGTGACCTTCCTGCTGGCCGAACAGAATACCAATATGGCGCTGAAATATGCCCATTATGGCTATATTCTGGAATCCGGTCGCGTCGTGATGGACGGCCCTGCGGCTGAACTGCGCGAAAACCCCGATGTAAAAGAGTTTTACCTGGGCATGTCAGATGAGGGCCGTAAATCCTTCCGTGATGTGCGCTCATATCGCCGCCGTAAACGGTGGCTCAGTTAA
- a CDS encoding branched-chain amino acid ABC transporter permease — protein sequence MFYRESGDFKTSYEQDSQTFPIKFDRFRYYVVLAIAFLVVPFVINDYWANAILLPFLIYAIAAIGLNILVGYAGQVSLGTGGFMAVGAYACYKFMTMMPEVSMFVHVLLAGGMTAIVCVVFGLPSLRIKGFYLAVATLAAQFFLVWLFNRVPWFYNYSASGQISAPERDVFGILITGPNAPAWATYMFSLIFLTFCALVARNLTRGTIGRSWMAIRDMDIAAEIIGVNPLKAKLTAFAVSGFFIGISGALFFSVYLGAVEVGEAFGITKSFLVLFMVIIGGLGSIFGSFAGAAFLVLLPVVLKVVGVDVLGWPTDIVAHFQLVIVGALIIVFLIVEPHGLAQLWRVAKEKLRLWPFPH from the coding sequence ATGTTCTATCGTGAATCCGGAGATTTCAAAACCTCCTACGAGCAAGACAGCCAGACCTTCCCGATCAAGTTTGACCGGTTCCGGTATTATGTGGTGCTGGCGATTGCCTTTTTGGTGGTGCCCTTTGTGATCAATGATTACTGGGCCAACGCCATCCTGCTGCCGTTTCTGATCTATGCGATTGCCGCGATCGGGTTGAACATTCTGGTCGGCTATGCCGGTCAGGTCAGCCTGGGCACCGGTGGCTTCATGGCGGTCGGGGCCTATGCCTGCTACAAGTTCATGACCATGATGCCCGAGGTGTCGATGTTCGTGCATGTGCTGCTGGCCGGCGGTATGACCGCCATTGTCTGTGTGGTGTTTGGCCTGCCCAGCCTGCGCATCAAGGGGTTCTACCTGGCGGTGGCAACGCTGGCGGCGCAGTTCTTTCTGGTCTGGCTGTTCAACCGGGTGCCGTGGTTTTACAACTACTCGGCCTCGGGCCAGATCAGCGCGCCTGAGCGGGATGTGTTTGGCATTCTGATCACCGGCCCCAATGCGCCGGCCTGGGCCACCTATATGTTCAGCCTGATTTTCCTGACCTTCTGTGCGCTGGTCGCCCGCAATCTGACCCGCGGCACTATTGGCCGCAGCTGGATGGCGATCCGCGATATGGATATCGCCGCCGAAATCATCGGGGTGAACCCGCTGAAGGCCAAACTGACCGCCTTTGCGGTGTCTGGCTTCTTTATTGGTATCTCGGGGGCGCTGTTCTTCTCGGTCTATCTGGGCGCGGTTGAGGTCGGCGAGGCCTTTGGCATCACCAAATCGTTCCTGGTGCTGTTCATGGTGATCATCGGTGGGCTGGGCTCTATCTTTGGCTCATTCGCCGGTGCGGCGTTCCTGGTGCTGCTGCCGGTGGTGCTTAAGGTTGTCGGCGTTGACGTGCTGGGCTGGCCCACGGATATCGTGGCGCATTTTCAGCTGGTTATCGTCGGCGCATTGATCATTGTGTTCCTGATCGTCGAACCACACGGTCTGGCACAGCTCTGGCGTGTCGCCAAAGAAAAACTACGACTTTGGCCTTTCCCGCACTAG
- a CDS encoding branched-chain amino acid ABC transporter permease, with product MPDQFLFAVEVFINGLMSGVLYALVALGFVLIYKASGIFNYAQGVMALFAAMTLVGIMDGQVPFSHIINSVFGTNLHHFGWHVPALLAILLTAGVMVLFAWLVQRLVMRHLVGQEPIILFMATIGLAYFLEGVSDLMWGSEIKKLDIGLPQGGSFWIEDMTAGLGSDNFYGFFIDNLDMVATVVAALLVTGLVLFSQYTKQGRAMRAVADDHQAALSVGISLNFIWVLVWSVAGFVALVAGIMWGTKSGVQFSLSLIALKALPVLMLGGFTSIPGAIVGGLIIGVGEKMFEFAIGPMVGGATENWFAYVLALLFLVFRPQGLFGEKIIERV from the coding sequence ATGCCTGATCAGTTTCTTTTTGCCGTCGAGGTATTCATCAACGGTCTGATGTCCGGGGTGCTTTATGCGCTGGTGGCACTGGGCTTTGTGTTGATCTACAAGGCCTCGGGTATTTTCAACTATGCCCAGGGTGTTATGGCGCTGTTTGCGGCGATGACATTGGTTGGCATCATGGATGGCCAGGTGCCGTTCAGCCATATCATCAACTCGGTGTTTGGCACCAATCTGCATCATTTTGGCTGGCATGTGCCGGCACTGCTGGCGATCTTGCTGACCGCCGGGGTGATGGTGCTGTTTGCCTGGCTGGTGCAGCGCTTGGTGATGCGCCATCTGGTGGGCCAGGAACCGATTATCCTGTTCATGGCCACCATTGGGCTGGCCTATTTCCTTGAGGGTGTTTCGGACCTGATGTGGGGCTCTGAGATCAAGAAGCTGGATATCGGCCTGCCGCAGGGTGGTTCGTTCTGGATCGAGGATATGACTGCCGGTCTGGGCAGTGACAACTTCTACGGCTTCTTTATCGACAATCTCGATATGGTGGCGACCGTTGTTGCCGCGCTGCTGGTGACCGGGCTGGTGCTGTTCTCGCAGTATACCAAACAGGGCCGCGCCATGCGGGCGGTGGCGGATGATCACCAGGCGGCGCTGTCGGTTGGCATCTCGCTGAACTTTATCTGGGTGCTGGTGTGGTCGGTTGCGGGTTTCGTGGCGCTGGTTGCCGGTATCATGTGGGGCACCAAATCGGGGGTGCAGTTCTCGCTGTCGCTGATCGCGCTCAAGGCGCTGCCGGTGCTGATGCTGGGCGGCTTCACCTCGATCCCCGGTGCCATTGTTGGCGGGCTGATCATTGGGGTCGGTGAGAAGATGTTTGAATTCGCCATCGGCCCGATGGTCGGCGGCGCCACCGAGAACTGGTTCGCCTATGTGCTGGCGCTGCTGTTCCTGGTGTTCCGTCCGCAAGGATTGTTTGGGGAGAAGATCATTGAAAGGGTTTAA
- a CDS encoding AMP-binding protein codes for MQSGAEGLLSLPALLQRNATQFANSPAYREKEFGIWQCWSWAEAAKEIEALALGFINLGVNRGDFIAVIGRNRPYMYWSMVAAQSVGAIPVPLYQDANAEEMAYVLSHCGARFVVVTDQEQVDKVIEVQDQLQQFEHLIYLDPRGLRKYDHSQLHQYSHVQDQGRAAYDEYMPELDRRRGELDYDSTCVMLYTSGTTGKPKGVVLSNRNVIESAKNASEFDKLRIDDEILAYLPMAWVGDFIFSVGQAYWTGFCVNCPESAETMMTDLREIGPSYYFAPPRVFETQLTNVMIRMEDAGSLKRSMFRYFMAHAKKVGPAILDGKPVGVMDRLKYTLGDFMIYGPLKDTLGFGKVRVGYTAGEAIGPEIFEFYRSLGINLKQLYGQTEATVFITVQPDGEVRADTVGIPAPDVEIKIAEDGEIFYRSPGSFVEYYKNPKSTAETKDADGWVATGDAGFFEESSGHLRIIDRAKDVGKMADGSMFAPKFVENKLKFYPDILEAVLFGNGQDRCVAFINIDLTAVGNWAERNNIAYASYQELAGHPKVLASIGEHVSAVNLSVADDPMLSGCQVHRFVVLHKELDADDGEMTRTRKVRRRVVEEKFADIIAALYDGSAQISTTTEVTYEDGRKGAINATLSIGDAVVVPVTVQKVAAE; via the coding sequence ATGCAGTCGGGCGCCGAGGGATTGCTATCCCTGCCGGCGCTGCTTCAACGCAACGCAACGCAGTTCGCGAATTCACCCGCATATCGGGAGAAGGAATTTGGCATTTGGCAATGCTGGAGCTGGGCTGAGGCAGCAAAAGAGATCGAAGCCCTGGCGCTTGGTTTCATCAATCTTGGCGTCAACAGGGGTGATTTTATCGCCGTGATTGGCCGCAACCGTCCCTATATGTACTGGTCGATGGTTGCCGCACAATCTGTGGGTGCCATCCCGGTGCCGCTGTATCAGGACGCCAATGCCGAAGAGATGGCCTATGTGCTGAGCCACTGTGGCGCCCGCTTTGTGGTGGTCACCGATCAGGAACAGGTCGACAAGGTGATCGAGGTGCAGGATCAACTGCAGCAGTTCGAACACCTGATCTATCTTGATCCACGCGGCTTGCGGAAATACGATCACTCGCAGCTGCATCAGTACAGCCATGTGCAGGATCAGGGCCGCGCCGCCTATGATGAATATATGCCCGAATTGGACAGGCGCCGTGGTGAGCTGGATTATGACAGCACCTGCGTGATGCTGTATACCTCGGGCACCACCGGCAAGCCCAAGGGCGTGGTGCTGTCCAACCGCAACGTGATTGAAAGCGCCAAGAACGCCTCGGAATTCGACAAGCTGCGGATAGATGACGAGATCCTGGCCTATCTGCCGATGGCCTGGGTGGGTGATTTCATCTTTTCCGTCGGTCAGGCCTACTGGACCGGGTTCTGTGTCAACTGTCCCGAAAGCGCCGAGACCATGATGACCGATCTGCGTGAGATCGGCCCGAGTTACTATTTTGCACCGCCGCGGGTGTTTGAAACGCAGCTGACCAATGTGATGATCCGCATGGAGGACGCCGGCAGCCTGAAGCGCTCGATGTTCCGTTACTTTATGGCGCATGCCAAAAAGGTTGGCCCGGCCATTCTGGATGGCAAGCCGGTTGGGGTGATGGACCGGCTGAAATACACGCTGGGCGATTTTATGATCTATGGCCCGCTGAAAGACACCTTAGGTTTTGGCAAGGTGCGGGTTGGCTATACCGCCGGTGAAGCCATCGGCCCGGAGATTTTTGAGTTCTATCGCTCGCTGGGTATCAACCTGAAACAGCTCTATGGCCAGACCGAGGCGACGGTGTTCATCACCGTACAGCCCGACGGTGAGGTGCGGGCGGATACGGTGGGTATTCCGGCGCCGGACGTCGAGATCAAAATTGCCGAGGATGGCGAGATCTTCTATCGCTCGCCCGGCAGCTTTGTGGAATATTACAAGAACCCCAAAAGCACCGCCGAGACCAAAGACGCCGACGGCTGGGTGGCGACCGGCGATGCGGGCTTCTTTGAGGAGAGCTCGGGCCATTTGCGCATTATCGACCGCGCCAAGGACGTTGGCAAAATGGCCGATGGCAGCATGTTCGCGCCCAAGTTTGTCGAGAACAAGCTGAAGTTCTACCCCGATATTCTGGAGGCGGTGCTGTTTGGCAATGGTCAGGACCGCTGCGTGGCCTTTATCAACATCGACCTGACGGCGGTGGGCAACTGGGCCGAACGCAACAATATCGCCTATGCCTCGTATCAGGAGTTGGCCGGTCATCCCAAGGTGCTGGCCAGCATTGGTGAGCATGTTTCGGCGGTGAACCTATCGGTGGCTGACGATCCGATGCTGTCGGGCTGCCAGGTGCATCGCTTTGTGGTGCTGCACAAGGAACTGGACGCCGATGATGGTGAAATGACCCGCACCCGCAAGGTGCGTCGCCGGGTGGTCGAAGAGAAATTCGCCGATATCATTGCCGCGCTTTATGACGGCTCGGCGCAGATCTCGACCACCACCGAGGTGACCTATGAAGACGGTCGCAAGGGGGCGATCAATGCCACCCTGAGTATCGGTGACGCCGTGGTGGTGCCGGTGACGGTGCAGAAGGTGGCAGCAGAATGA
- a CDS encoding ABC transporter substrate-binding protein, whose amino-acid sequence MKLKLTTLALSALMAAGPAMADLVFPSLSYRTGPYAAGGIPFADGYADYFTLLNERDGGIGGVMTKLIECETGYNTEKGVECYESTKGEGALVYQPLSTGITYQLIPKVTADNIPLHTMGYGRTSAANGEVFSNVFNYPANYWNGASGVINYLLEANDGDLKGKKIALVYHNSAYGKEPIRTLEELSAKHGFELMALPVDHPGQEQKSQWLQIRRERPDYVTMWGWGVMNQVAIQEAANIRFPMENFIGVWWSGAEHDVMSAGDAADGYKALTFHNVGRDFPVFNHIQKFVVDTGKAAGAGDQIGTVLYNRGMYAAMLAAEAVKTAQGIHGTADIDAAMMRDGMEALEMNEAKMIDLGMPNFGPTFNVSCENHGGPGLVGVTQWDAGSKTWSLISDFKATDGDVIGALIAEDSAAYAAENKIAPSCK is encoded by the coding sequence ATGAAATTGAAACTGACCACACTGGCGCTGAGCGCCCTGATGGCCGCTGGCCCCGCGATGGCGGATCTGGTGTTTCCATCGCTTAGCTATCGCACCGGCCCCTATGCGGCTGGCGGCATTCCCTTTGCGGATGGCTATGCCGATTACTTTACCCTGCTGAACGAGCGCGATGGCGGCATCGGCGGCGTGATGACCAAGCTGATCGAATGTGAGACCGGCTATAACACCGAAAAAGGTGTGGAATGCTACGAGTCCACCAAGGGCGAAGGCGCGCTGGTTTATCAACCGCTGTCGACCGGCATCACCTATCAGCTGATCCCCAAAGTGACGGCGGATAATATTCCTCTGCACACCATGGGCTATGGCCGGACCTCGGCTGCCAACGGCGAAGTGTTCTCGAATGTCTTCAACTACCCGGCCAACTACTGGAACGGTGCCTCTGGCGTGATCAACTACCTGCTGGAAGCCAATGATGGCGACCTCAAGGGTAAGAAGATCGCTCTGGTTTACCACAACTCGGCCTATGGCAAAGAGCCGATCCGCACCCTGGAAGAGCTGTCCGCCAAACATGGCTTTGAGCTGATGGCTCTGCCTGTTGACCACCCCGGTCAGGAGCAGAAAAGCCAGTGGCTGCAGATCCGCCGCGAGCGGCCGGACTATGTCACCATGTGGGGCTGGGGCGTGATGAACCAGGTTGCCATTCAGGAAGCCGCCAACATCCGCTTCCCGATGGAAAACTTCATCGGTGTCTGGTGGTCCGGTGCCGAGCATGACGTGATGTCTGCTGGCGATGCGGCTGATGGCTATAAGGCGCTGACCTTCCACAATGTTGGTCGTGACTTCCCGGTGTTCAACCACATCCAGAAGTTTGTTGTTGATACTGGCAAAGCCGCGGGCGCTGGCGATCAGATCGGTACCGTTCTGTATAACCGTGGCATGTACGCCGCGATGCTGGCCGCCGAAGCTGTGAAAACAGCCCAAGGCATCCACGGCACTGCCGACATCGACGCAGCAATGATGCGCGATGGTATGGAAGCGCTGGAGATGAATGAAGCCAAGATGATCGATCTGGGCATGCCCAACTTTGGTCCAACGTTCAATGTGTCCTGTGAAAACCACGGTGGCCCCGGCCTGGTTGGTGTGACTCAGTGGGATGCGGGTAGCAAAACCTGGTCGCTGATCTCTGACTTCAAAGCCACAGACGGTGACGTTATTGGTGCCTTGATCGCCGAAGATTCCGCGGCCTATGCAGCGGAAAACAAGATCGCTCCAAGCTGTAAGTAA
- a CDS encoding ABC transporter permease: MVAVVLAAVTGGTDTVSHLMETVLLRYTGTTIVLVCLVAVGTFLFGVGAAWLVTMTKFPGVRFFEMALILPLAFPAYVLAYAYTFVLDHPGVVQSTLRQVTGWGPRDYWFPEIRSTVGAALMLVLVLYPYVYLLARAAFLQQSAGAFLAARALGNTAWQAFWRVSLPMARPAIASGVLLAIMETIADFGTVSYFGVQTFATGIYTSWFSMGDRAGAAQLALVLLGFALTLAVVERSTRGKARYHQAGKQHNKMPPSTLTGGKMLIAWGLCAIPVLLGFLLPVVILVDMGLESEQNLFSRRYIGFILNSLTLASVAALLTVCAAVCIGFYLRLQPGRTATAAAYAARLGYAVPGGVIAVGLMVPFAAFDNTLDAWMRSTFDIRTGLLITGSIWLLIAAYMVRFLAAALGAYEGGQSTVHVNMDAAARSLGQGPFGMLRRVHLPILSPSLLTALLIVFVDVMKELPATLIMRPFNYDTLAIQAYRLASDERLEGAAVPSLVIMAVGLLPVILICRQVGRRR, encoded by the coding sequence ATGGTGGCGGTGGTTCTGGCCGCAGTGACCGGCGGCACCGACACTGTCTCGCATCTGATGGAGACCGTGTTGCTGCGCTATACCGGCACCACCATTGTGTTGGTCTGTCTGGTAGCCGTGGGGACGTTTTTGTTTGGCGTCGGCGCCGCCTGGTTGGTGACAATGACCAAGTTTCCGGGGGTGCGTTTCTTTGAAATGGCGCTGATCCTGCCCTTGGCCTTTCCCGCCTATGTTCTGGCCTATGCCTATACTTTTGTTCTGGATCATCCCGGAGTGGTGCAGTCCACCCTGCGACAGGTCACCGGCTGGGGGCCGCGCGACTATTGGTTCCCCGAGATCCGCTCGACCGTTGGCGCCGCATTGATGCTGGTGCTGGTGCTGTACCCTTACGTCTACCTGCTGGCCCGCGCCGCCTTTCTGCAGCAAAGCGCCGGGGCCTTTTTGGCGGCGCGGGCTTTGGGCAATACTGCCTGGCAGGCGTTCTGGCGGGTCAGCCTGCCGATGGCCCGGCCGGCCATTGCCTCCGGAGTGCTGTTGGCGATCATGGAGACCATCGCCGATTTTGGCACCGTGTCCTATTTTGGCGTGCAGACCTTTGCCACCGGCATCTATACCAGCTGGTTTTCCATGGGTGACCGGGCTGGCGCGGCGCAGCTGGCCCTGGTGTTGCTGGGATTCGCACTGACCCTGGCCGTGGTTGAGCGCTCGACCCGTGGCAAAGCCCGCTACCATCAGGCCGGCAAGCAACACAACAAGATGCCACCGAGCACCCTGACGGGCGGCAAGATGCTGATTGCCTGGGGGCTCTGTGCCATTCCGGTTCTGTTGGGGTTTCTGCTGCCGGTGGTTATTCTGGTCGATATGGGGCTGGAGTCGGAGCAGAACCTGTTCAGCCGCCGTTACATCGGCTTTATCCTGAACTCCCTGACACTGGCCAGTGTCGCGGCGCTGCTGACGGTCTGCGCGGCGGTCTGCATTGGCTTCTATCTGCGACTGCAACCGGGGCGCACCGCCACGGCTGCGGCCTATGCCGCGCGGCTGGGCTACGCGGTGCCGGGCGGAGTGATTGCGGTTGGCCTGATGGTGCCCTTTGCCGCTTTTGACAACACGCTGGATGCCTGGATGCGCAGCACCTTTGACATCCGCACCGGGCTGTTGATCACCGGCTCGATCTGGTTGCTGATTGCCGCCTATATGGTGCGCTTCCTGGCCGCCGCCCTGGGCGCCTATGAGGGCGGTCAGAGCACCGTACATGTCAACATGGACGCCGCCGCCAGATCGCTGGGGCAGGGGCCCTTTGGCATGCTGCGCCGGGTCCACCTGCCGATCCTGTCGCCCAGCCTGCTGACGGCGCTGCTGATTGTCTTTGTCGATGTGATGAAGGAACTGCCGGCCACCTTGATCATGCGGCCATTCAATTATGACACGCTGGCGATCCAGGCCTACCGGCTGGCCTCGGACGAGCGGCTGGAGGGCGCTGCAGTGCCGTCACTGGTGATTATGGCGGTGGGGCTGCTGCCGGTCATCCTGATCTGCCGACAGGTCGGACGCCGCCGCTAA
- a CDS encoding ABC transporter ATP-binding protein — protein sequence MQEGYTTADGRKIGGVVMEMKNITLRFGGVVAIKDISFDIREGEIRAIIGPNGAGKSSMLNVISGFYIPSEGEVWYRGAKRPQLRPYEVAQQGIARTFQNIALFEGMSVLDNVMTGRLGHMKSGLIAQALWKGKAEAEEVANREVAERVIDFLEIQHIRKTPVGRLPYGLKKRVELARALAAEPKLLLLDEPMAGMNVEEKEDMSRFILDVNDEFGTTITLIEHDMGVVMDLSDRVVVMDYGKKIGDGTPDEVRNNQAVIDAYLGVSND from the coding sequence ATGCAAGAGGGATATACCACCGCAGACGGGCGCAAGATCGGCGGCGTGGTGATGGAGATGAAGAACATCACCCTGCGCTTTGGCGGTGTGGTGGCGATCAAGGACATCAGTTTTGACATTCGCGAGGGCGAGATCCGCGCGATTATCGGCCCCAATGGCGCCGGCAAGTCATCAATGCTGAACGTGATTTCGGGGTTCTATATCCCGTCTGAGGGCGAAGTCTGGTATCGCGGCGCCAAACGGCCGCAGCTGCGCCCCTATGAGGTTGCGCAGCAGGGCATCGCCCGTACCTTTCAGAACATCGCTTTGTTCGAGGGTATGAGCGTGCTGGACAATGTGATGACCGGGCGACTGGGACACATGAAGTCCGGCCTGATTGCCCAGGCCCTGTGGAAGGGCAAGGCCGAGGCGGAAGAGGTGGCCAACCGCGAAGTGGCGGAGAGGGTCATTGATTTCCTGGAAATCCAGCACATCCGCAAGACTCCGGTCGGGCGCTTGCCCTATGGGCTGAAAAAGCGGGTGGAACTGGCGCGGGCGCTGGCGGCGGAGCCAAAACTGCTGCTGCTGGACGAGCCGATGGCGGGCATGAACGTCGAGGAAAAAGAGGACATGAGCCGCTTTATTCTGGATGTGAATGATGAATTTGGCACCACCATCACCTTGATCGAACACGACATGGGCGTGGTGATGGATCTGTCCGACCGGGTGGTGGTGATGGATTATGGTAAGAAAATCGGCGACGGCACCCCCGATGAGGTGCGCAACAATCAGGCAGTGATTGATGCCTATCTGGGGGTGTCGAATGACTGA
- a CDS encoding phenylacetate--CoA ligase family protein translates to MTYYDALETRSADERAKAQLDGLRGQIDRARAAKNACNLDGPEVQDLSDLAQYPVLRKAELSAWQKANPPFGGIAVSNVAHIFQSPGPIYEPGGITHDWWRMGRFLHACGIGAGDVVQNCFGYHLTPAGMIFESGARAVGATVLPAGTGQTELQVTAARDVGATAYAGTPDYLKVILDKADSMGIKLNFSKAAVGGGALFPSLRQEYADRGIACLQSYATADLGNIAYESAAMEGMIVDEKVIVEIVTPGTGTPVAPGEVGEVVVTTLNTDYPLIRFATGDLSAVMPGLSPCGRTNMRIKGWMGRADQTTKIKGMFVRPEQVATLVARHDEVTRARVIVRREGEMDAMTVQIETPGGDEIAYGRSVIEVLKLKAKVEMVSPGSLPKDGLVIEDQRKYD, encoded by the coding sequence ATGACCTATTATGACGCGCTTGAAACCCGGTCAGCAGATGAGCGGGCCAAGGCTCAGCTTGACGGGCTGCGCGGGCAGATTGACCGCGCCCGCGCCGCCAAGAATGCCTGCAATCTGGACGGACCCGAAGTGCAAGACCTCTCGGATCTGGCGCAATACCCGGTGCTGCGCAAGGCAGAGCTAAGCGCATGGCAAAAGGCAAATCCGCCCTTTGGGGGCATTGCGGTGTCCAATGTCGCGCATATCTTTCAGTCGCCGGGGCCGATCTATGAACCCGGTGGCATCACCCATGACTGGTGGCGCATGGGCCGGTTCCTGCATGCCTGCGGTATCGGTGCGGGTGATGTGGTGCAGAACTGCTTTGGCTACCACCTGACCCCGGCGGGGATGATCTTTGAAAGCGGCGCCCGGGCGGTTGGGGCCACGGTTCTGCCGGCTGGTACCGGTCAGACCGAACTGCAGGTGACGGCGGCCCGCGATGTGGGGGCCACCGCTTATGCCGGCACGCCGGATTACCTGAAGGTGATCTTGGACAAGGCCGACAGCATGGGGATCAAGCTGAACTTCTCCAAGGCGGCGGTGGGCGGTGGCGCATTGTTCCCCAGCCTGCGTCAGGAATACGCCGATCGCGGCATTGCCTGCCTGCAATCTTACGCCACCGCAGATCTGGGCAACATCGCCTATGAAAGCGCGGCAATGGAAGGCATGATCGTTGACGAAAAGGTCATCGTCGAAATCGTCACGCCGGGCACCGGCACTCCGGTGGCACCGGGAGAGGTCGGCGAAGTTGTGGTCACCACGCTGAACACTGACTATCCGCTGATCCGCTTTGCCACTGGCGATCTGAGCGCGGTGATGCCGGGCCTCAGCCCCTGTGGCCGCACCAATATGCGGATCAAGGGCTGGATGGGCCGCGCCGACCAGACCACCAAGATCAAGGGCATGTTTGTGCGCCCCGAACAGGTGGCGACACTGGTGGCCAGGCATGATGAGGTGACCAGAGCGCGGGTGATTGTCCGCCGTGAGGGCGAGATGGACGCGATGACGGTTCAGATCGAAACTCCGGGCGGCGATGAGATCGCCTATGGGCGGTCTGTGATCGAGGTGCTGAAACTGAAGGCCAAGGTCGAGATGGTGTCGCCGGGAAGCCTTCCCAAAGACGGGTTGGTGATCGAGGATCAGCGAAAATACGACTGA
- a CDS encoding extracellular solute-binding protein: MLKSTTIIASALTAVVATSAAASGELNLYSSRHYDTDERLYSDFEEATGITINRIEGKADELIARMQAEGANSPADILLTVDTSRLARARNAGILQAIDSDVLEDKIPANLQDTDNMWFGFSQRARIIFFDKAEVANPPATYLDLAKPEYKGMVCIRSSTNTYNQTLLASIVTHHGEEVAKDWAAGVVANMARDPQGGDTDQLRGIVSGQCEISVANTYYFARSIRKNVKGLSDSREMIGWAFPSQDAEGAHMNLSGAGVAAHAPNKANAIKFLEYLASPQAQQYFSNGNDEFPVVAGVELAPSVAALGDFKADDVILADVAKNIPVAQKIFNEVNWK, translated from the coding sequence ATGCTGAAATCTACTACAATCATCGCCTCTGCGCTCACTGCCGTGGTGGCCACTTCGGCTGCTGCAAGCGGCGAGTTGAACCTGTATTCTTCGCGCCATTATGACACCGACGAGCGGTTGTATTCTGATTTCGAAGAGGCCACCGGCATCACCATCAACCGCATCGAAGGCAAGGCCGACGAGCTGATTGCGCGGATGCAGGCCGAAGGGGCGAACTCGCCTGCTGATATCCTGCTGACGGTTGACACCTCGCGTCTGGCCCGGGCCAGGAATGCCGGTATTCTGCAGGCCATCGACAGCGACGTTCTTGAAGACAAGATCCCTGCCAACCTGCAAGACACCGACAATATGTGGTTTGGCTTCTCGCAGCGGGCGCGGATCATCTTTTTCGACAAGGCAGAGGTTGCCAACCCACCCGCAACCTACCTGGACCTGGCCAAGCCTGAATACAAAGGCATGGTTTGCATCCGGTCGTCGACCAACACCTACAACCAGACTCTGCTGGCGTCGATCGTGACACACCACGGTGAAGAGGTTGCCAAGGACTGGGCTGCAGGCGTGGTGGCCAATATGGCGCGTGACCCGCAGGGCGGTGACACCGACCAGCTGCGCGGCATTGTCTCTGGCCAGTGCGAAATCTCAGTTGCCAATACATACTACTTTGCCCGCTCGATCCGCAAAAATGTCAAAGGCCTTTCAGACAGTCGCGAGATGATCGGCTGGGCATTCCCATCGCAGGACGCTGAGGGGGCCCATATGAACCTGTCCGGCGCCGGTGTTGCAGCCCATGCCCCAAACAAAGCCAACGCCATCAAGTTCCTGGAATATCTGGCCTCGCCTCAGGCGCAGCAATACTTCTCGAACGGCAATGACGAATTCCCGGTAGTTGCCGGTGTAGAGCTGGCCCCAAGCGTGGCTGCGCTGGGTGACTTCAAGGCCGACGATGTTATTCTGGCTGACGTCGCCAAGAACATCCCTGTGGCCCAGAAGATCTTCAACGAAGTGAACTGGAAATAA